The nucleotide sequence TCGGCCATGTGTATAACCAAGTGAAACATTAAATTATAGAGACAGTTGCAAAGACATAAATGTTTATATACTATATGTTCAAACATGCAGGGCTTAAGAGAACTGGTAAGAGTTGCAGGTTAAGATGGCTTAACTACTTGAGGCCAGATGTTAGACGAGGCAACATCACTCTCGAAGAACAGTTTATGATCCTCAAACTCCATTCTCTCTGGGGCAATAGGTATGTTACCAAAGATGCAAATGTAAATACTTGCTTCCCCATTTACTAGTTAACACttctatagaaaatattatttttgtacggttataaatatttgtttgtttggttttttcttaaaaaatataaggTGGTCGAAGATTGCACAATATCTACCGGGAAGAACAGATAATGAAATAAAGAATTATTGGAGAACTCGTGTGCAAAAACAAGCTAAACACCTTAGATGCGATGTTAATAGCAATCTTTTCAAGGAGACAATGAAAAATGTTTGGATGCCTAGATTAATGGAAAGAATCAACGCCCAAACACCATCCCCCACGTATGACCCAGTGGAGTCAGTGATCACCGACCCAGGTCAACCTATCGACAAACAGACTCCGGTCGAGCCAGGTTTTGTTTTAAACCCGGACCAGCATCGTCATCAATTCGTGCAGGCTTCGGAACTGTGCGCAACGTCTTCGAACTCGCCAGCTGAGACGTTATCGGACGTTCAAGACAGGGTAGTGAACGGGTCTGGTTATGATCCGGCGGGTCAAACGGGTTTCTTGGAGTTAAACGATTGGGGCTGTGATGATGGAGACAACATGTGGACCGATGATGAGAGTTTTTGGTTCTTGCAGGACCAGTTCTGCCACGAGACCACATCCTTTTCGTATAATTAAGGAAATTTACGATTATGATACGTAACGAGGAATTCAACTGCGTCACGTTAGGTGTAATAGTCATTCGTGCGTGATGCCATTTTAGATACGGCCTTGGTATACGAATCTTgacttattttaatatgttttcttttttcttttcccgTTTAAACTAAGATCTGATCATCACGTACGTGAGGATAACTGTGATTTGTGATATATGTGAATTATTCAATAATATAACGTTTCTAATCGTCAAGAGAACTAACTCGAATCAGTTCGTATATATTTGAGCTGGTCCGTTTTAGTTACGACAAAACATGCAAACACGCTAAATAACACTCGTCAGAACATGACTTATTTGTTTTACTTGATGGTTAAATCATTGATTATTACAAAATCACCCCCACTAGGATCAGATTCAGATATAACCGAAAAAATAACATCTTTTATAGCAACCTTCATCAAAGTGATCTTGGTAGAACCCAACTTGGTTCAAATTGTTACAACGCATGAGTTATTTCCATATAAATTATTCCTCAATATCTAAAAGCGCACAGATACAATTTGGTAGTCCAAAAGGCTCATATACCTCATGAGAAATATGCATGGTCGATTCAATGATACGTAACAcgataaaacataaaattatgcAAGGACTCACGTTGTTTATAAATATCTTTACAAACTTACAAGAACAAGTGATTCTTGACGATGATCCAATAAAACCTTTCATCCATATCGTTGATCCCACCCGTAGTTTCGATAGTAAACTCGTGATTATCGATGCCATGCGATGCGTCAACGACCGAAATACTCGTTCTCGTCGTGTTCTCGTCTCCGGCGACATTTCTGTAAAGTTTCAACGTTGACAAAGAAGTCACCGCCGACTCTGGCTCCTCTTTGGGCGTAAGACGGCAACTCATGAGGGCTCTAAAGAACATCACTATCGACGCCATGAGTATCCGACGTCACACGATGCTTTGGTTAACTTTTAATTACGTATCTAATCAATTTTAAGTGCAAagacaaacacacacaaaacataTATACGTGCGTTTGTGTGTGCGCTTGGTTCAGTGTGTGTATAGTCTTAACCACCATCGTTGAATGCTGAAACAAGACAGGACAACGTGGAAGACATAATAGAAACTAGTTTTAGTAAGTACATGTTGATTTACTAAAGTACCATTGCAGGAGTGCCAAGAGGGAGTTTGTAAGTGTGGCATTATGGTCTTTTCACAACATGGTTTTGATgtggaagagaaagaaaagagttCATCTTCAGCAAGAAACAATGAGAGGAGGAGAAGATATAttcttatttgatttttaaaaaggagctttatgaaaatattatatgatcTAATCCTTTCTCGCACTGGTCAACTATGGTTGAACTAACCTTCTAGATTCTCCTTTTTGGGTAACTTTAGCATTTTGGTCAGTAAACCTGTATAGAAAACTTTTATGTTtcttaatttcatattttttgtcaacttcttAATTTCATATATGTCATGGAAAACTATGTGTGTTTGTCTACataataaaagttttatttCAATAATAACATTTGGgcgtaataaaaaaaattgtaaaaaaatcaGTATTTATTTCGTTCAGGTTGACTGTAGGAAAAACATTACTAGATAGGCTAACGTAAGCCGAAGAGGGTCGATTCCGGAAACGACGCCGTTTAACTACTAATAAGTGGAAAAAATAAGTGAACTCACTAAGCGAGTCCAAAGGTTTTTAAGCATTATTTGGCGCTCAAAAATCCCCAAATCCTCGGCGAAATTGGAAACCCTAACTTCTGAATCGAATCGAATCGAATCG is from Brassica napus cultivar Da-Ae chromosome A4, Da-Ae, whole genome shotgun sequence and encodes:
- the LOC106395626 gene encoding transcription factor MYB78, producing MENYEQNLNSPAHEEDSDVRKGPWTEEEDAILVNFVAIHGDARWNHIARSSGLKRTGKSCRLRWLNYLRPDVRRGNITLEEQFMILKLHSLWGNRWSKIAQYLPGRTDNEIKNYWRTRVQKQAKHLRCDVNSNLFKETMKNVWMPRLMERINAQTPSPTYDPVESVITDPGQPIDKQTPVEPGFVLNPDQHRHQFVQASELCATSSNSPAETLSDVQDRVVNGSGYDPAGQTGFLELNDWGCDDGDNMWTDDESFWFLQDQFCHETTSFSYN
- the BNAA04G26940D gene encoding uncharacterized protein BNAA04G26940D, which codes for MASIVMFFRALMSCRLTPKEEPESAVTSLSTLKLYRNVAGDENTTRTSISVVDASHGIDNHEFTIETTGGINDMDERFYWIIVKNHLFL